One Dreissena polymorpha isolate Duluth1 chromosome 9, UMN_Dpol_1.0, whole genome shotgun sequence genomic window carries:
- the LOC127845953 gene encoding uncharacterized protein LOC127845953, which translates to MEEPNGRQIPSGGGDGESGGCSGNGGRGGRGGRGGGAGLDGDPVKVAVLSVAVVVVVAAVAGRGGRGGGDGLDGEPGGSGSIFDGGHGGRGSSGGRDGRGGGNGLDGEPGGSGSDFGGGSGGRGGGGRGGGGRGGGGRGGGGRSGDGGSGGGGGGGGGGGTK; encoded by the coding sequence CAAATGGAAGACAAATTCCAAGCGGCGGCGGCGACGGTGAAAGCGGAGGTTGTTCTGGTAACGGCGGTCGTGGCGGCCGCGGTGGTCGGGGCGGCGGTGCTGGTTTAGACGGCGACCCGGTGAAAGTGGCAGTTCTGTCGGTGGCGGTTGTGGTGGTCGTGGCGGCAGTGGCGGGTCGAGGTGGTCGAGGCGGCGGCGATGGTTTAGACGGCGAGCCCGGCGGAAGTGGAAGTATTTTCGACGGCGGCCATGGTGGTCGTGGCAGCAGTGGTGGCCGTGATGGTCGAGGCGGCGGTAATGGTTTAGACGGCGAGCCCGGTGGAAGTGGAAGTGATTTCGGTGGTGGCAGTGGCGGCCGTGGTGGTGGCGGCCGTGGTGGTGGCGGCCGTGGTGGTGGCGGCCGTGGTGGTGGCGGCCGTAGTGGGGACGGCGGCAgtggcggcggtggcggcggcggtggcggcggtg